A portion of the Limibacter armeniacum genome contains these proteins:
- a CDS encoding MepB family protein — translation MHKTSADTPINNNQLMIKALYQIENTLLNYNGLKIKNVVQDHECQEYFGFNFQINKLNIKFRKAKVTPKKTGLFVSLWKRNATGQTAPFSINDNFDYYIIATEQDHQFGFFLFPKQVLSDNQILTKHNKEGKRGFRVYADWNTPNNKQAQKSKNWQEKYFIDLTNTENKCVEKLNSILPITCL, via the coding sequence ATGCATAAAACGTCAGCAGATACTCCAATTAACAATAACCAATTGATGATTAAAGCATTATATCAAATAGAAAACACGCTCTTAAATTATAATGGGCTGAAAATAAAAAACGTTGTTCAAGACCATGAATGTCAAGAATATTTTGGGTTTAACTTCCAAATAAACAAGCTCAACATAAAATTTAGAAAAGCGAAAGTCACTCCTAAAAAAACGGGGCTGTTTGTCTCCTTATGGAAAAGAAACGCAACAGGACAAACAGCGCCTTTTAGCATAAATGACAATTTCGATTATTATATCATCGCAACGGAACAAGATCACCAATTCGGGTTTTTCCTTTTCCCAAAACAAGTTTTAAGCGACAATCAAATATTAACCAAGCACAATAAAGAAGGTAAACGGGGTTTCAGGGTCTATGCAGATTGGAATACACCCAACAACAAACAAGCTCAAAAAAGCAAAAATTGGCAAGAAAAGTATTTTATAGATTTGACCAATACCGAAAATAAGTGTGTTGAAAAACTTAATTCAATTCTGCCCATCACTTGTCTGTAA
- a CDS encoding class I SAM-dependent methyltransferase, with product MTEFWESSFKDKQTMWGFEPADAAISTLDLFKNKKLKEILIPGFGYGRNAQIFTENGFNVTGIEISETAIDLAKKHYGNIVNVYHGSVSEMPFDQKLYDGIFCYALIHLLNEEERAKLIADCYNQLRIGGYMVFVAISKNTATYGEGIELSKDRFKTKHGVNLFYYDLAAIENEFGQYGLSETEEISEPAKNIGNKPSQKFWQITCTKKEQ from the coding sequence ATGACAGAGTTTTGGGAATCGAGTTTTAAGGATAAACAAACAATGTGGGGATTTGAACCTGCTGATGCTGCAATTTCAACTCTTGACTTATTTAAAAATAAGAAATTAAAGGAAATATTAATCCCTGGGTTTGGATACGGCAGGAATGCACAAATTTTCACTGAAAATGGCTTCAACGTTACAGGAATTGAAATTTCAGAAACGGCAATTGATTTAGCAAAAAAACACTATGGCAATATCGTAAATGTGTATCATGGAAGTGTCAGCGAGATGCCATTTGACCAAAAGTTATATGATGGCATTTTTTGTTATGCATTAATTCATTTACTAAATGAAGAAGAAAGAGCTAAACTGATTGCGGATTGTTATAACCAACTTCGAATTGGTGGATACATGGTATTTGTTGCAATTTCAAAGAATACCGCCACATATGGAGAAGGTATAGAACTAAGTAAAGACAGATTCAAGACCAAGCATGGAGTTAATCTATTCTATTATGATCTAGCAGCAATAGAGAATGAGTTTGGCCAATATGGATTGAGTGAAACTGAAGAAATTAGTGAACCTGCAAAAAATATAGGCAACAAGCCTTCACAAAAATTTTGGCAAATTACCTGTACTAAAAAGGAACAGTAA
- a CDS encoding DUF3500 domain-containing protein, which yields MTKLRNTKLQITHRVIFQAVTALIISSLVILSGCNDDDENVVDEASITSIDCSGVTFDLTIDGPDISGTATVPYSGGNGVAYDTAMVISSTGVIGYTATLESGTLASGEGNLVFDITGTSTNQMGGGIAFFSVAFGGQACVLEMTLDGGFDGGMEPGAGGPGGDMGDIVDNGFSDVEAVEVTACSSASGIEKIICLAESFIALLDDEELAIVQLDYSVENAQKWSNLPEGMAGIRLGLSLGEMDSTQVAYVKALLKEVTGSKANEGWDELYQHLIADNYLGDNGGGNTYGSHNYYFALLGTPSTSGTFEIQFGGHHFALANTYIDGELVGATPSFRGIEPFGTFTYNGESYQTMNDEQAAMVAMLAGLSSDELATAQLSGTFGDLVAGPQNDNNFPATPSGLNVGGLTSAQKELVLAVIETYVADLSDTEAEKIMDKYESEIDDTYIGYSGTTSVTERNDYVRIDGPSVWIEYSTQSGVILSGTHPHSVWRDKTFDYGGN from the coding sequence ATGACCAAATTGCGGAACACAAAACTCCAAATCACCCACCGGGTAATTTTTCAAGCAGTGACAGCCCTTATTATTTCATCATTAGTTATACTTTCAGGTTGCAATGATGACGATGAAAACGTAGTAGATGAAGCCTCCATTACATCCATAGATTGTAGCGGCGTCACTTTTGACTTGACTATAGACGGCCCAGATATTTCAGGTACAGCTACCGTTCCTTATTCCGGCGGAAATGGCGTGGCTTATGACACTGCAATGGTGATCTCTTCAACTGGTGTAATAGGCTATACTGCTACATTGGAAAGCGGTACGTTGGCGAGTGGCGAAGGTAACTTGGTCTTTGATATCACGGGTACATCCACAAATCAGATGGGCGGCGGCATCGCTTTCTTCAGTGTAGCTTTTGGAGGTCAGGCCTGCGTACTTGAGATGACACTTGATGGTGGATTCGATGGCGGCATGGAACCTGGCGCTGGTGGTCCTGGCGGAGACATGGGCGACATTGTGGACAACGGCTTCTCAGATGTTGAAGCGGTAGAAGTTACGGCTTGTTCTTCTGCTTCAGGAATTGAGAAGATCATTTGCCTTGCCGAATCTTTTATCGCATTGCTTGATGATGAAGAGTTGGCAATTGTACAGCTTGATTACTCAGTGGAAAATGCACAGAAATGGTCTAACCTACCAGAAGGAATGGCAGGAATCAGACTGGGACTTTCTCTGGGCGAAATGGATTCAACACAAGTGGCCTATGTAAAAGCCCTGCTGAAAGAAGTTACCGGAAGTAAAGCAAACGAAGGATGGGACGAACTGTATCAACACCTTATCGCTGACAATTACCTAGGTGACAATGGAGGCGGCAATACTTACGGCTCTCACAATTACTATTTTGCCTTGTTGGGAACACCATCTACCTCCGGCACTTTTGAGATCCAATTCGGAGGCCATCACTTTGCGCTTGCCAACACTTACATTGATGGAGAACTGGTGGGTGCTACTCCTTCTTTCCGTGGCATTGAACCATTCGGTACTTTCACTTACAATGGTGAATCTTACCAAACCATGAATGATGAGCAAGCAGCTATGGTGGCTATGCTGGCAGGACTGTCTTCTGACGAGCTGGCAACTGCTCAACTGAGTGGTACATTCGGTGATCTTGTAGCTGGCCCTCAGAATGATAACAATTTCCCTGCAACGCCTTCTGGACTGAACGTAGGTGGACTAACCTCTGCTCAGAAAGAACTGGTACTTGCCGTAATCGAAACTTACGTTGCTGACCTGTCTGATACTGAAGCTGAAAAAATCATGGACAAATATGAAAGCGAGATAGACGATACCTACATCGGATATTCAGGTACAACCAGCGTAACTGAAAGAAACGATTATGTCAGAATCGATGGCCCGTCTGTATGGATTGAGTACAGTACGCAGTCTGGCGTTATCCTGTCAGGCACACACCCTCACTCTGTATGGAGAGACAAGACATTTGATTACGGTGGAAATTAA
- a CDS encoding arylsulfatase encodes MKPTIFMLLLLVYVPRAFAQEVLPRPEYRFKGVVGTTFKDSDPAKFPQPAKPPEGAPNILLVLIDDAGFGQFAVSGGGVPSPNMEKLAEKGVIYNRFHTTALCSPTRAALLTGRNHQSSGTGIITELATGYDGYTGVIPKSTATIAEILRQNGYATAWIGKNHNTPVYETGPLGPFDHWPTGLGFNYFYGFNAGDINQFKADLIENLNPIERPDDPNYHLSADLADKTIAYLQKAEAFEPEKPWFVYLALAATHSPHQAPKEWIDKFKGKFDMGWDKYREETFKRQKEMGVIPADAKLTTRPKSLPAWESLNADQKKLYSHMMEIFAAYGAHADAQVGRVMDYVKTLPDAENTMIIYIVGDNGSSAEGGLEGCMNEIAFFNAHETTYEEVLPHIDELGTEKHFNHFPAEWAWAMNTPFQWTKQVASHLGGVRNPMIISWPKKIKESKAIRNQFTHVVDIAPTILEVVGLEEPNMVNGVPQKPMEGRSFMESLTDGKAKESHTMQYFEMFANRGIYKDGWWAASLSFEPWNPVRDNYDPFEAKWELYNIDKDFSQATDLAKSEPAKLEELKALWWAQASKYNVLPLDWRGAERFSAEMTGKPNPSAGRTHFVYPSPISGLPEATAPDLKNKSFSITADVEVDENSNGMIFTQGGNTAGWAFYLKDGQLYFSHNYIDLKRYTINSTSKVPAGKHEVKADFTYNGGEKEFGKSGTVKLLVDGKVVGEGKIDQTTPIKYSLDETQDIGMDGGTPIDDNYDTPFHFKGNLTNIRLDLSR; translated from the coding sequence ATGAAACCTACTATTTTTATGTTGCTGTTGCTAGTGTACGTACCACGTGCCTTTGCACAGGAAGTCTTACCTCGACCGGAATACCGATTCAAGGGTGTCGTGGGGACGACCTTCAAGGACAGTGACCCTGCCAAGTTTCCACAGCCTGCCAAACCACCGGAAGGCGCTCCCAACATTTTGCTTGTCCTGATAGACGATGCCGGGTTTGGCCAGTTTGCTGTAAGCGGTGGAGGGGTACCTTCACCCAATATGGAAAAGCTGGCAGAGAAGGGCGTGATCTATAATCGTTTCCATACGACAGCGCTTTGCTCACCTACCCGAGCTGCCTTACTGACTGGGCGAAACCACCAGTCTTCCGGTACAGGTATTATTACAGAGCTGGCTACCGGATATGACGGCTATACTGGTGTAATCCCGAAAAGTACGGCTACCATTGCCGAAATACTGAGACAAAATGGCTATGCCACCGCTTGGATTGGAAAAAACCACAATACACCCGTATATGAGACAGGTCCATTGGGACCTTTTGACCACTGGCCCACAGGATTGGGATTTAATTACTTCTATGGCTTTAATGCGGGAGATATCAACCAGTTCAAGGCGGACCTGATCGAAAACCTGAACCCAATAGAGCGTCCAGATGACCCGAACTATCACCTGAGTGCAGACCTTGCAGACAAGACCATTGCGTACTTGCAAAAGGCAGAGGCATTTGAGCCTGAAAAGCCTTGGTTTGTTTATTTGGCTTTGGCTGCAACACACAGTCCACATCAGGCACCGAAAGAATGGATTGACAAGTTTAAAGGCAAGTTTGATATGGGCTGGGATAAGTATCGGGAAGAGACCTTCAAGCGTCAAAAAGAGATGGGGGTAATCCCTGCCGATGCCAAGCTGACAACCCGTCCCAAAAGTCTGCCGGCATGGGAGAGCCTGAATGCCGACCAGAAAAAGCTGTACAGCCATATGATGGAAATTTTTGCTGCCTATGGGGCACATGCCGATGCTCAGGTAGGGCGGGTGATGGACTATGTCAAGACCTTGCCGGATGCTGAAAATACCATGATCATTTATATCGTGGGTGATAATGGTTCTTCGGCAGAGGGAGGATTGGAAGGCTGTATGAATGAGATTGCATTCTTCAATGCCCATGAGACTACTTATGAGGAAGTGCTGCCTCATATTGATGAGTTGGGAACGGAAAAACACTTCAACCATTTCCCTGCTGAGTGGGCTTGGGCGATGAATACACCATTCCAATGGACCAAGCAGGTAGCCAGTCATTTAGGAGGAGTAAGAAACCCGATGATAATCTCATGGCCCAAGAAGATCAAGGAAAGCAAAGCGATCAGGAATCAGTTTACCCATGTGGTGGATATAGCGCCAACTATTTTGGAGGTAGTGGGACTAGAAGAGCCTAATATGGTCAATGGGGTACCACAGAAGCCCATGGAAGGACGTAGCTTTATGGAAAGTTTGACCGATGGCAAAGCCAAGGAAAGCCATACCATGCAATACTTTGAAATGTTTGCCAACCGGGGCATCTACAAGGATGGTTGGTGGGCTGCCAGCCTTTCGTTTGAACCATGGAATCCGGTAAGGGATAACTATGACCCATTTGAAGCCAAGTGGGAACTTTACAATATTGACAAGGATTTTTCTCAGGCTACTGATTTGGCAAAGTCCGAACCTGCAAAGTTGGAAGAGCTAAAAGCTTTGTGGTGGGCACAGGCGAGCAAGTACAATGTACTGCCGCTGGACTGGCGAGGAGCGGAACGCTTTTCGGCAGAGATGACAGGTAAGCCCAACCCAAGTGCAGGTAGAACTCACTTTGTTTATCCTTCTCCTATCAGCGGGTTGCCGGAAGCAACTGCCCCTGACCTGAAGAACAAATCCTTCTCGATTACGGCAGATGTGGAGGTGGATGAAAATAGTAATGGGATGATCTTCACGCAAGGCGGCAATACAGCAGGTTGGGCATTTTACCTGAAAGATGGTCAACTTTATTTCTCCCACAATTACATTGACCTGAAGCGCTATACCATCAATTCTACTTCAAAAGTACCTGCCGGAAAGCATGAGGTCAAGGCAGACTTTACCTATAATGGTGGTGAAAAGGAGTTTGGTAAGAGTGGTACAGTGAAGCTCCTTGTGGATGGCAAGGTAGTAGGTGAAGGTAAGATTGATCAGACGACACCTATCAAGTACTCTTTGGATGAAACGCAAGATATCGGTATGGATGGCGGCACCCCGATTGATGATAACTACGATACTCCTTTTCATTTTAAGGGTAACCTAACCAATATCCGATTAGACTTAAGTAGATAG
- a CDS encoding KUP/HAK/KT family potassium transporter, translated as MSKTPSKQSVLALAALGIVYGDIGTSPLYAFRECFNGKHATTLNPDNVMGILSLIFWLLILIVSVKYLFVVLKADHHGEGGVLALMQSALTSLGDKRLGKTFILLIGLFGAALLYGDGLLTPAISVLSAVEGLKVINPAFENLAPPLTTLILVVLFLGQQFGTAKVGMLFGPVMLLWFSILGVLGVVHILKYPDILVALNPVLAIKFLSVEGFESLYVLGAVFLVVTGGEALYADLGHFGKKAIRQAWFFVVLPGLVLNYFGQGALLIRA; from the coding sequence ATGTCGAAAACACCATCCAAGCAATCAGTTCTGGCTTTAGCAGCCCTCGGTATCGTCTACGGGGATATTGGTACATCACCACTTTATGCCTTTCGGGAGTGTTTCAATGGTAAACATGCTACAACACTGAATCCGGATAATGTGATGGGAATATTATCCTTGATTTTCTGGTTATTGATATTGATTGTAAGTGTTAAATACCTGTTTGTTGTTTTAAAAGCTGACCACCATGGGGAAGGAGGGGTATTGGCGTTGATGCAATCGGCTCTTACCAGTCTTGGTGATAAAAGGTTAGGGAAAACATTTATCTTGTTGATAGGACTTTTTGGTGCAGCCCTTTTATATGGAGATGGGTTGTTAACGCCTGCGATCTCTGTCTTGAGTGCAGTAGAAGGTCTCAAAGTGATCAATCCTGCATTTGAGAACCTAGCTCCGCCACTTACAACCCTGATTCTTGTGGTACTTTTTTTAGGGCAGCAATTTGGGACAGCCAAAGTAGGGATGTTGTTTGGACCTGTTATGTTGCTTTGGTTTTCAATACTAGGTGTGTTGGGTGTTGTCCATATCCTCAAGTATCCAGACATTTTGGTTGCCTTAAACCCTGTATTGGCTATAAAGTTTCTTTCTGTGGAAGGCTTTGAAAGTTTATATGTGCTGGGTGCCGTATTTCTAGTAGTTACAGGAGGGGAGGCACTCTATGCTGATTTAGGGCATTTTGGAAAAAAGGCTATTCGTCAAGCATGGTTTTTTGTGGTCTTGCCTGGACTTGTACTTAACTATTTTGGACAAGGGGCATTACTTATCAGAGCCC